The following coding sequences lie in one Maylandia zebra isolate NMK-2024a linkage group LG14, Mzebra_GT3a, whole genome shotgun sequence genomic window:
- the lrfn1 gene encoding leucine-rich repeat and fibronectin type III domain-containing protein 1 — translation MERLVLCMLLSAALVKGYSCPGRCICQHLSPTLTLLCAKTGLLFVPPTIDRKTVELRLTDNFITIIRRKDFYNMTSLVHLTLSRNTISQITPHAFLGLRALRALHMDGNRLSAIKSEHFKGLVNLRHLILGNNQIHQVAPTSFDEFVSTIEDLDLSNNNLRTLPWEAIAKMTNINTLTLDHNLIDHIGAGTFTLLTKLVRLDMTSNRLQKLPPDSLFQHAQVLSDAKDSSSSTLTVSFGGNPLHCNCELLWLRRLTREDDLETCASPEHLMDKYFWSIQEEEFICEPPLITKHLTSKPFVMEGQGVTLKCKAVGDPEPDIHWRSPDGKLVHNNSRTVLYDNGTLDILITTLKDSGSFNCVASNAAGIATAAVEINMIPLPLFVNNTGHMREDPGLSDITTSSKSGNDTKGYDKQDRRVMVTELTSSSAVIRWPSERHIPGIRMYQIQYNSTADDTLVYRMIPSTSKNFLINDLAAGREYDLCVLAVYDDGITSLTATRVVGCVQFHTASEVSQCRFMHSQFLGGTMIIIIGGIIVASVLVFIIILMIRYKAYSSPEDSKTKVSCSMHSQTNGSQHRLQRSASKQPSDEGQHEALAPKECMALVLRVDGEKKEDSAATTAILEVELPPMTVDKMKRRTSLDGERSGPPSDDTQMDNSLTGSTMSLCLIGPNAGTKEAPRLKDKKSTLANMGLLPNELARTRHRFSFDGGDYSIFQSHSYPRRARTRWHKSTNQLNMESSPLANRRVTFSSTEWMLESTV, via the exons ATGGAGCGGCTGGTTCTTTGCATGTTGCTGTCTGCAGCCCTGGTGAAGGGATACAGCTGCCCCGGCCGCTGCATCTGCCAGCACCTCTCCCCTACTCTGACTCTGCTCTGTGCTAAAACCGGTCTGTTGTTCGTGCCCCCCACCATCGACCGCAAGACTGTCGAGCTGCGACTCACTGACAACTTTATCACCATCATCCGCAGGAAAGACTTTTACAACATGACTAGTTTAGTCCACCTCACTTTGTCCCGCAACACCATCAGTCAGATCACACCCCATGCCTTTCTCGGCCTGCGAGCCTTGCGGGCGCTCCACATGGATGGAAACCGTCTCAGTGCTATAAAAAGCGAACACTTTAAAGGCCTCGTCAACCTGCGGCACCTCATCCTCGGAAACAACCAGATCCACCAGGTGGCCCCCACCTCGTTCGATGAGTTTGTTTCCACAATAGAGGACTTGGATCTTTCCAATAACAACCTGCGCACCCTTCCCTGGGAAGCTATAGCCAAAATGACCAACATTAACACCCTCACACTGGACCACAACCTAATTGACCACATTGGAGCAGGGACCTTTACACTGCTCACTAAGCTAGTCCGCCTGGACATGACCTCTAACAGGCTGCAGAAGTTGCCGCCAGACAGCCTGTTCCAGCACGCCCAGGTCCTGTCTGATGCCAAGGATTCCAGCTCGTCTACTCTGACCGTGAGTTTTGGGGGAAACCCCCTACACTGTAACTGTGAGCTGCTGTGGCTGCGCAGGCTAACAAGAGAGGATGACTTGGAGACCTGTGCCTCCCCAGAGCACCTCATGGACAAATACTTCTGGTCTATTCAAGAGGAAGAGTTTATCTGTGAGCCACCGCTAATCACCAAACATCTTACCAGTAAGCCTTTTGTGATGGAAGGGCAAGGAGTGACTCTTAAATGCAAAGCTGTGGGTGATCCGGAACCAGATATTCACTGGCGGTCACCAGACGGCAAGCTGGTGCATAACAATTCCCGCACCGTCTTGTATGATAATGGCACCCTTGATATTCTCATCACCACTCTGAAGGACAGTGGGTCATTTAATTGTGTGGCATCCAATGCCGCAGGCATCGCTACAGCTGCTGTTGAGATCAACATGATCCCCTTACCCTTGTTTGTTAACAACACAGGCCACATGCGTGAGGACCCTGGACTCTCAGACATCACCACCTCCTCCAAATCTGGCAATGACACCAAGGGCTATGACAAGCAGGACAGAAGGGTGATGGTCACTGAACTGACCTCCTCCTCCGCTGTGATCCGCTGGCCATCTGAGCGCCATATCCCTGGCATCAGAATGTACCAGATTCAGTACAACAGCACGGCAGATGATACTTTGGTGTACAG AATGATCCCATCCACCAGCAAGAACTTCTTAATCAATGATCTGGCTGCAGGACGGGAATACGACCTTTGTGTGCTGGCGGTTTACGATGACGGCATCACTTCGTTAACAGCTACCCGTGTGGTCGGCTGCGTACAGTTCCACACAGCCAGTGAGGTCAGCCAGTGCCGTTTCATGCACAGCCAGTTCCTGGGAGGCACTATGATCATCATTATTGGTGGTATAATTGTTGCTTCGGTGTTAGTGTTCATCATCATCCTGATGATTCGTTACAAGGCCTACAGCAGCCCGGAGGACAGCAAGACCAAGGTCAGCTGTAGCATGCACTCCCAGACCAATGGAAGCCAGCACCGGCTCCAGCGTTCTGCCTCCAAGCAACCTTCTGATGAAGGCCAGCATGAAGCCCTAGCACCCAAAGAGTGCATGGCACTGGTGCTGAGGGTGGATGGTGAGAAAAAGGAGGATTCAGCAGCCACAACTGCCATACTGGAGGTGGAGCTGCCTCCCATGACTGTAGACAAGATGAAGAGAAGAACCAGCCTGGATGGAGAGCGCTCTGGTCCCCCATCTGACGACACGCAGATGGACAATAGCCTGACAGGCTCCACCATGTCCCTGTGTCTCATAGGCCCCAATGCTGGCACCAAGGAGGCTCCCAGGCTCAAGGACAAGAAGAGTACCCTGGCCAACATGGGGTTGCTCCCTAATGAGCTAGCACGAACTAGGCACAGATTCTCGTTTGACGGCGGGGATTACTCCATTTTTCAGAGTCATAGTTACCCACGCAGAGCGAGGACGAGGTGGCACAAATCCACCAACCAGCTCAACATGGAGTCCTCGCCGCTCGCCAACAGGAGAGTTACATTCAGCAGCACTGAGTGGATGCTAGAGAGCACAGTCTGA